Proteins from one Bombus pascuorum chromosome 15, iyBomPasc1.1, whole genome shotgun sequence genomic window:
- the LOC132914550 gene encoding uncharacterized protein LOC132914550 isoform X2 has translation MGMQNSKRQDTDDDIISKKSLQSVKQIINFLKEHAREEGLFRRAGRRDLRRRILNSLKKGEKPHLGNNDAALECAAALQLFLSHLKKPVMPQHVQQLLLADNPGVTAHMIAKDALGLIRQDVGGRHGELLAGLLDLLRHLTLSGPPSERSELRGSPLPIALLPVFFTLTPADLVKWKQVAARFNELITEAPEQLQLNENRSCEMESARLSVENTDNVRLER, from the exons ACAGGACACAGACGATGACATAATATCGAAGAAATCACTACAATCAGTCAAGCAGATCATCAACTTTCTGAAAGAAC ATGCTAGAGAGGAAGGGCTATTTCGACGTGCTGGTCGTCGCGATCTTAGAAGACGAATTCTGAACTCGTTGAAGAAAGGCGAGAAACCTCATTTAGGGAACAACGACGCGGCTCTGGAATGCGCAGCCGCGTTGCAACTTTTTTTAAGCCATTTGAAGAAACCTGTGATGCCTCAGCACGTTCAACAACTTCTTCTTG CTGACAATCCCGGCGTGACTGCGCACATGATCGCCAAGGATGCACTAGGATTGATACGACAGGACGTCGGTGGTCGTCATGGAGAGCTTCTAGCCGGCCTTCTTGATTTACTCAGACACTTGACACTCTCTGGCCCTCCATCCGAAAGATCAGAGCTTCGTGGATCACCGCTTCCAATCGCACTTCTTCCAGTCTTTTTTACTTTGACG CCGGCCGACCTTGTGAAATGGAAGCAAGTGGCCGCCAGATTCAACGAATTAATTACCGAGGCCCCCGAGCAACTGCAGCTGAATGAAAATCGATCGTGCGAAATGGAATCCGCCAGGCTATCCGTCGAGAACACGGACAAC GTTAGGTTGGAGAGATAA
- the LOC132914550 gene encoding uncharacterized protein LOC132914550 isoform X1 produces the protein MALRMFIHRMFLRRQDTDDDIISKKSLQSVKQIINFLKEHAREEGLFRRAGRRDLRRRILNSLKKGEKPHLGNNDAALECAAALQLFLSHLKKPVMPQHVQQLLLADNPGVTAHMIAKDALGLIRQDVGGRHGELLAGLLDLLRHLTLSGPPSERSELRGSPLPIALLPVFFTLTPADLVKWKQVAARFNELITEAPEQLQLNENRSCEMESARLSVENTDNVRLER, from the exons ATGGCGCTACGAATGTTCATCCACCGAATGTTTCTTCGCAGACAGGACACAGACGATGACATAATATCGAAGAAATCACTACAATCAGTCAAGCAGATCATCAACTTTCTGAAAGAAC ATGCTAGAGAGGAAGGGCTATTTCGACGTGCTGGTCGTCGCGATCTTAGAAGACGAATTCTGAACTCGTTGAAGAAAGGCGAGAAACCTCATTTAGGGAACAACGACGCGGCTCTGGAATGCGCAGCCGCGTTGCAACTTTTTTTAAGCCATTTGAAGAAACCTGTGATGCCTCAGCACGTTCAACAACTTCTTCTTG CTGACAATCCCGGCGTGACTGCGCACATGATCGCCAAGGATGCACTAGGATTGATACGACAGGACGTCGGTGGTCGTCATGGAGAGCTTCTAGCCGGCCTTCTTGATTTACTCAGACACTTGACACTCTCTGGCCCTCCATCCGAAAGATCAGAGCTTCGTGGATCACCGCTTCCAATCGCACTTCTTCCAGTCTTTTTTACTTTGACG CCGGCCGACCTTGTGAAATGGAAGCAAGTGGCCGCCAGATTCAACGAATTAATTACCGAGGCCCCCGAGCAACTGCAGCTGAATGAAAATCGATCGTGCGAAATGGAATCCGCCAGGCTATCCGTCGAGAACACGGACAAC GTTAGGTTGGAGAGATAA